In Zingiber officinale cultivar Zhangliang chromosome 6A, Zo_v1.1, whole genome shotgun sequence, a single genomic region encodes these proteins:
- the LOC121996716 gene encoding phytosulfokine receptor 1-like isoform X1: MRLQSCSAVMKKGNKFVYVLNQRLKFWSLVLFFFSDASLGNSQSCDPADLVALESLFRGLDSGIPGWSFNASDSNCCRWEGVSCENSGVLGARVVGLDLQNRSLKGFLSDSLADLDHLSSLNLSLNSLQGTVPSGLFNLTRLKHLDLSMNKLSGPIPPDSFLPSIEVFNVSYNAFSGKHPIFYRSTRLLVLDISFNELDGGMDTEICNSSARIRVLRFSANSLSGEFPVGFGNCAFLEELSMDANGMFGTLPDDLFKLSSLRRLHLQENLLHGLLSTSLGNLSNLELLDLSFNSLSGKIPNVFIRLSKLKYLSLQSNNFSGSLPYSLSNLSPLALLNLKNNFLTGEITLNCMAMNQLSSLNLGSNFFTGTIPHNLSQCVELRTLNLGRNNLTGEVPSSFRNFSSLSYLSLSNNSLTNISSALLILKEVHSLTGLVLTRNFHGSERIPINGIQGFRKLQLLAIANCGLLGSIPTWLSNLRELNVLDLSWNHLEGSIPSWIGGLDHLFYVDLSNNSLSGEIPISLTEMKSLISGNSSRFGPPDEDFPFFVKKNISGKGLQYNQVSSFPPSLILCQNMLVGPISPNFGNLKRLLVLDLKQNRLSGNIPDELSGMSSLESLVLSHNYLSGSIPSSLIKLNFLSSFSVAYNDLSGPIPVGGQFSTFSTLDFEGNPGLCGFHLKLCDSEQHEGQTEQRRRSKGVIIGLAFGIGVATSTLLAFVYFLVSRNHCSRQDDGLKAADDANLNEDLEGAESRLVLLFHNMNNSSELSIGDILKSTNHFDQSNIIGCGGFGLVYKAILPDERKVAVKRLSGDYFQMEREFQAEIETLSRAQHRNLVLLQGYCKIGSDRLLIYSYMQNGSLDYWLHEKPDGGTLLDWHKRLQIAQGAARGLAYLHQFCDPHILHRDIKSSNILLDENFEAHLADFGLARLIFPSDTHVTTDLVGTLGYIPPEYGQSSVATFKGDVYSFGVVLLELLTGKRPINMCKPKGGRELISWVLQMKKEKREVEVFDPRIYDKLLFYQLMKILEIACVCLSDSPKMRPLSKQLVTWIDSIGTD; the protein is encoded by the exons ATG CGACTCCAATCTTGCTCTGCGGTTATGAAGAAGGGGAACAAATTCGTGTATGTGTTGAATCAAAGACTCAAGTTTTGGTCCTtggtgctcttcttcttctccgatgcTTCGCTCGGCAATTCCCAGAGCTGCGACCCTGCAGATTTAGTTGCCCTGGAAAGCTTGTTCAGAGGCCTGGATTCTGGGATTCCAGGTTGGAGCTTCAATGCATCGGATTCCAATTGCTGCAGATGGGAAGGTGTTTCTTGTGAAAATTCTGGAGTACTCGGAGCAAGAGTGGTTGGTTTGGATCTCCAAAATAGGAGCTTGAAAGGCTTCTTGTCTGATTCCTTGGCAGATTTGGATCATCTCTCAAGCCTCAACCTTTCCCTCAACTCTCTTCAAGGCACTGTTCCATCTGGACTCTTCAATCTCACCAGACTGAAGCACCTAGATCTCAGCATGAACAAGCTATCGGGGCCTATTCCTCCAGATTCATTCCTTCCCTCGATCGAAGTCTTCAATGTCTCATACAATGCTTTCAGCGGCAAACACCCAATTTTCTATCGGTCTACAAGGTTGCTGGTTCTTGACATCAGCTTCAATGAGTTAGATGGTGGTATGGACACTGAAATTTGCAACTCTTCGGCCCGAATTCGAGTCCTCCGTTTCTCGGCAAACTCATTATCCGGCGAATTCCCTGTGGGATTTGGCAACTGTGCTTTCCTCGAAGAGCTCTCCATGGATGCGAATGGAATGTTCGGGACTTTGCCAGATGATTTGTTCAAGTTGTCATCTTTGAGGAGGCTGCATTTGCAGGAGAATTTGCTCCATGGTTTGCTTAGCACAAGCTTAGGTAACCTGTCCAACCTTGAGCTCTTGGACCTTTCCTTTAATTCTTTATCTGGCAAGATTCCCAACGTGTTCATTAGATTATCAAAGCTCAAGTATTTGTCTCTTCAGTCCAATAATTTCAGTGGCAGTTTGCCTTATTCTTTGTCCAACTTATCACCACTCGCTTTGCTCAACTTGAAGAACAATTTTCTCACCGGCGAGATCACTCTCAATTGCATGGCAATGaatcagcttagctcacttaacCTCGGGTCTAACTTCTTCACTGGCACCATTCCTCACAATCTTTCTCAGTGTGTAGAGTTGAGAACCTTGAACCTAGGCAGAAACAACCTAACTGGTGAAGTCCCGAGCAGTTTCAGGAACTTTAGCTCACTGTCCTATCTCTCACTTTCCAATAACAGTTTAACTAACATATCTTCTGCATTGCTGATTCTGAAGGAAGTCCACAGCCTTACTGGTTTGGTACTCACAAGGAACTTCCATGGCAGTGAGAGGATTCCGATCAATGGGATTCAAGGATTCAGGAAGTTACAACTTCTGGCTATTGCAAACTGTGGCCTTCTGGGATCCATTCCAACTTGGTTGTCCAATTTGAGAGAGTTAAATGTTCTTGACTTGTCATGGAATCATTTGGAAGGGAGCATACCTTCATGGATAGGTGGTCTTGATCACCTCTTCTATGTGGATTTATCGAATAACTCGCTGAGTGGAGAAATTCCAATCAGTTTGACAGAGATGAAGAGCTTGATATCCGGTAATAGCTCGCGGTTTGGACCCCCAGATGAGGACTTCCCTTTCTTTGTGAAGAAGAACATTAGTGGCAAGGGACTGCAGTATAATCAAGTCAGTAGCTTCCCACCATCCCTAATTCTGTGCCAAAACATGCTTGTTGGACCGATTTCACCAAATTTTGGGAACCTCAAGAGGCTTCTTGTGCTTGATCTGAAGCAAAACAGGTTGTCAGGGAACATCCCAGATGAGTTATCAGGCATGTCTAGTTTGGAGTCTTTGGTTTTGTCTCACAACTATCTCAGTGGAAGCATTCCTTCCTCACTGATCAAGCTCAACTTTCTATCAAGTTTCAGCGTTGCTTACAATGACTTGTCGGGTCCAATCCCTGTAGGAGGCCAGTTTTCGACTTTCTCAACTTTGGATTTTGAGGGGAATCCGGGTCTTTGTGGCTTTCACTTGAAACTATGTGATTCTGAACAGCATGAGGGGCAGACTGAACAAAGGAGGAGAAGCAAAGGTGTGATCATAGGGCTAGCCTTCGGAATTGGAGTTGCAACATCTACTCTTCTTGCTTTCGTTTACTTTCTTGTGTCGAGGAACCATTGCAGTCGACAGGATGATGGCTTAAAGGCGGCAGATGATGCGAATTTGAACGAGGACTTGGAGGGAGCCGAATCCAGACTGGTGCTTCTGTTTCACAACATGAACAATAGCAGTGAGTTGAGCATTGGTGACATCTTGAAATCCACTAATCATTTTGATCAGTCCAACATCATTGGCTGTGGAGGATTTGGTCTTGTTTACAAAGCAATCCTGCCGGATGAGAGAAAGGTAGCTGTTAAGCGCCTTTCGGGTGACTACTTCCAAATGGAGAGGGAATTTCAGGCTGAGATTGAAACACTTTCACGAGCTCAACATCGAAACCTTGTTCTTCTTCAAGGATACTGCAAGATTGGCAGTGACAGACTCCTAATCTATTCTTACATGCAAAATGGAAGCTTGGACTACTGGCTTCATGAAAAACCTGATGGTGGCACACTACTAGATTGGCACAAAAGGCTTCAAATTGCACAAGGTGCAGCGAGGGGACTGGCCTACTTGCACCAATTCTGTGACCCACACATCTTGCACCGCGACATCAAGTCCAGCAACATCCTGCTCGATGAGAACTTTGAGGCTCATCTGGCCGACTTCGGCCTTGCGAGGCTGATATTTCCCTCCGACACTCATGTCACCACAGACTTGGTTGGCACATTAGGCTACATTCCTCCAGAGTATGGTCAGTCCTCAGTTGCTACTTTCAAGGGTGATGTGTACAGCTTTGGTGTGGTGCTTCTGGAGCTACTAACCGGTAAACGACCGATCAATATGTGCAAACCGAAAGGGGGGAGGGAGCTGATATCGTGGGTGCTTCAgatgaagaaggaaaagagagaagTGGAGGTGTTCGATCCTCGGATTTATGATAAGTTGCTCTTCTACCAACTGATGAAGATTCTTGAGATTGCTTGTGTCTGCCTGAGTGATTCGCCGAAGATGAGGCCACTGTCAAAGCAGCTAGTGACATGGATCGACAGCATTGGCACAGATTAG
- the LOC121996716 gene encoding phytosulfokine receptor 1-like isoform X2 produces the protein MKKGNKFVYVLNQRLKFWSLVLFFFSDASLGNSQSCDPADLVALESLFRGLDSGIPGWSFNASDSNCCRWEGVSCENSGVLGARVVGLDLQNRSLKGFLSDSLADLDHLSSLNLSLNSLQGTVPSGLFNLTRLKHLDLSMNKLSGPIPPDSFLPSIEVFNVSYNAFSGKHPIFYRSTRLLVLDISFNELDGGMDTEICNSSARIRVLRFSANSLSGEFPVGFGNCAFLEELSMDANGMFGTLPDDLFKLSSLRRLHLQENLLHGLLSTSLGNLSNLELLDLSFNSLSGKIPNVFIRLSKLKYLSLQSNNFSGSLPYSLSNLSPLALLNLKNNFLTGEITLNCMAMNQLSSLNLGSNFFTGTIPHNLSQCVELRTLNLGRNNLTGEVPSSFRNFSSLSYLSLSNNSLTNISSALLILKEVHSLTGLVLTRNFHGSERIPINGIQGFRKLQLLAIANCGLLGSIPTWLSNLRELNVLDLSWNHLEGSIPSWIGGLDHLFYVDLSNNSLSGEIPISLTEMKSLISGNSSRFGPPDEDFPFFVKKNISGKGLQYNQVSSFPPSLILCQNMLVGPISPNFGNLKRLLVLDLKQNRLSGNIPDELSGMSSLESLVLSHNYLSGSIPSSLIKLNFLSSFSVAYNDLSGPIPVGGQFSTFSTLDFEGNPGLCGFHLKLCDSEQHEGQTEQRRRSKGVIIGLAFGIGVATSTLLAFVYFLVSRNHCSRQDDGLKAADDANLNEDLEGAESRLVLLFHNMNNSSELSIGDILKSTNHFDQSNIIGCGGFGLVYKAILPDERKVAVKRLSGDYFQMEREFQAEIETLSRAQHRNLVLLQGYCKIGSDRLLIYSYMQNGSLDYWLHEKPDGGTLLDWHKRLQIAQGAARGLAYLHQFCDPHILHRDIKSSNILLDENFEAHLADFGLARLIFPSDTHVTTDLVGTLGYIPPEYGQSSVATFKGDVYSFGVVLLELLTGKRPINMCKPKGGRELISWVLQMKKEKREVEVFDPRIYDKLLFYQLMKILEIACVCLSDSPKMRPLSKQLVTWIDSIGTD, from the coding sequence ATGAAGAAGGGGAACAAATTCGTGTATGTGTTGAATCAAAGACTCAAGTTTTGGTCCTtggtgctcttcttcttctccgatgcTTCGCTCGGCAATTCCCAGAGCTGCGACCCTGCAGATTTAGTTGCCCTGGAAAGCTTGTTCAGAGGCCTGGATTCTGGGATTCCAGGTTGGAGCTTCAATGCATCGGATTCCAATTGCTGCAGATGGGAAGGTGTTTCTTGTGAAAATTCTGGAGTACTCGGAGCAAGAGTGGTTGGTTTGGATCTCCAAAATAGGAGCTTGAAAGGCTTCTTGTCTGATTCCTTGGCAGATTTGGATCATCTCTCAAGCCTCAACCTTTCCCTCAACTCTCTTCAAGGCACTGTTCCATCTGGACTCTTCAATCTCACCAGACTGAAGCACCTAGATCTCAGCATGAACAAGCTATCGGGGCCTATTCCTCCAGATTCATTCCTTCCCTCGATCGAAGTCTTCAATGTCTCATACAATGCTTTCAGCGGCAAACACCCAATTTTCTATCGGTCTACAAGGTTGCTGGTTCTTGACATCAGCTTCAATGAGTTAGATGGTGGTATGGACACTGAAATTTGCAACTCTTCGGCCCGAATTCGAGTCCTCCGTTTCTCGGCAAACTCATTATCCGGCGAATTCCCTGTGGGATTTGGCAACTGTGCTTTCCTCGAAGAGCTCTCCATGGATGCGAATGGAATGTTCGGGACTTTGCCAGATGATTTGTTCAAGTTGTCATCTTTGAGGAGGCTGCATTTGCAGGAGAATTTGCTCCATGGTTTGCTTAGCACAAGCTTAGGTAACCTGTCCAACCTTGAGCTCTTGGACCTTTCCTTTAATTCTTTATCTGGCAAGATTCCCAACGTGTTCATTAGATTATCAAAGCTCAAGTATTTGTCTCTTCAGTCCAATAATTTCAGTGGCAGTTTGCCTTATTCTTTGTCCAACTTATCACCACTCGCTTTGCTCAACTTGAAGAACAATTTTCTCACCGGCGAGATCACTCTCAATTGCATGGCAATGaatcagcttagctcacttaacCTCGGGTCTAACTTCTTCACTGGCACCATTCCTCACAATCTTTCTCAGTGTGTAGAGTTGAGAACCTTGAACCTAGGCAGAAACAACCTAACTGGTGAAGTCCCGAGCAGTTTCAGGAACTTTAGCTCACTGTCCTATCTCTCACTTTCCAATAACAGTTTAACTAACATATCTTCTGCATTGCTGATTCTGAAGGAAGTCCACAGCCTTACTGGTTTGGTACTCACAAGGAACTTCCATGGCAGTGAGAGGATTCCGATCAATGGGATTCAAGGATTCAGGAAGTTACAACTTCTGGCTATTGCAAACTGTGGCCTTCTGGGATCCATTCCAACTTGGTTGTCCAATTTGAGAGAGTTAAATGTTCTTGACTTGTCATGGAATCATTTGGAAGGGAGCATACCTTCATGGATAGGTGGTCTTGATCACCTCTTCTATGTGGATTTATCGAATAACTCGCTGAGTGGAGAAATTCCAATCAGTTTGACAGAGATGAAGAGCTTGATATCCGGTAATAGCTCGCGGTTTGGACCCCCAGATGAGGACTTCCCTTTCTTTGTGAAGAAGAACATTAGTGGCAAGGGACTGCAGTATAATCAAGTCAGTAGCTTCCCACCATCCCTAATTCTGTGCCAAAACATGCTTGTTGGACCGATTTCACCAAATTTTGGGAACCTCAAGAGGCTTCTTGTGCTTGATCTGAAGCAAAACAGGTTGTCAGGGAACATCCCAGATGAGTTATCAGGCATGTCTAGTTTGGAGTCTTTGGTTTTGTCTCACAACTATCTCAGTGGAAGCATTCCTTCCTCACTGATCAAGCTCAACTTTCTATCAAGTTTCAGCGTTGCTTACAATGACTTGTCGGGTCCAATCCCTGTAGGAGGCCAGTTTTCGACTTTCTCAACTTTGGATTTTGAGGGGAATCCGGGTCTTTGTGGCTTTCACTTGAAACTATGTGATTCTGAACAGCATGAGGGGCAGACTGAACAAAGGAGGAGAAGCAAAGGTGTGATCATAGGGCTAGCCTTCGGAATTGGAGTTGCAACATCTACTCTTCTTGCTTTCGTTTACTTTCTTGTGTCGAGGAACCATTGCAGTCGACAGGATGATGGCTTAAAGGCGGCAGATGATGCGAATTTGAACGAGGACTTGGAGGGAGCCGAATCCAGACTGGTGCTTCTGTTTCACAACATGAACAATAGCAGTGAGTTGAGCATTGGTGACATCTTGAAATCCACTAATCATTTTGATCAGTCCAACATCATTGGCTGTGGAGGATTTGGTCTTGTTTACAAAGCAATCCTGCCGGATGAGAGAAAGGTAGCTGTTAAGCGCCTTTCGGGTGACTACTTCCAAATGGAGAGGGAATTTCAGGCTGAGATTGAAACACTTTCACGAGCTCAACATCGAAACCTTGTTCTTCTTCAAGGATACTGCAAGATTGGCAGTGACAGACTCCTAATCTATTCTTACATGCAAAATGGAAGCTTGGACTACTGGCTTCATGAAAAACCTGATGGTGGCACACTACTAGATTGGCACAAAAGGCTTCAAATTGCACAAGGTGCAGCGAGGGGACTGGCCTACTTGCACCAATTCTGTGACCCACACATCTTGCACCGCGACATCAAGTCCAGCAACATCCTGCTCGATGAGAACTTTGAGGCTCATCTGGCCGACTTCGGCCTTGCGAGGCTGATATTTCCCTCCGACACTCATGTCACCACAGACTTGGTTGGCACATTAGGCTACATTCCTCCAGAGTATGGTCAGTCCTCAGTTGCTACTTTCAAGGGTGATGTGTACAGCTTTGGTGTGGTGCTTCTGGAGCTACTAACCGGTAAACGACCGATCAATATGTGCAAACCGAAAGGGGGGAGGGAGCTGATATCGTGGGTGCTTCAgatgaagaaggaaaagagagaagTGGAGGTGTTCGATCCTCGGATTTATGATAAGTTGCTCTTCTACCAACTGATGAAGATTCTTGAGATTGCTTGTGTCTGCCTGAGTGATTCGCCGAAGATGAGGCCACTGTCAAAGCAGCTAGTGACATGGATCGACAGCATTGGCACAGATTAG